The following proteins are encoded in a genomic region of Zea mays cultivar B73 chromosome 9, Zm-B73-REFERENCE-NAM-5.0, whole genome shotgun sequence:
- the LOC100276948 gene encoding trihelix transcription factor ASIL1, whose translation MSSSCSDASRDDAVSSPDLPPLAAPVAAAAAAAAAAASSGGGIGLGGVGSGRRLPPPCWTHEETLALIEAYRDRWEALQKGNLRAADWDDVANAVTARCGRFPTATPKSGVQCRHKVEKLRKRYRAERSRSAGRSKGPKWPFFPLLHDLAGGGVPDPSPNAIVKIKTKGPAPPASSPSPVSSPSSEVEAVRSRSLHGLISNGGAGSGLRFTIPKASRTKPVAAAAVKSERSGSEDDAESEAMAEVAAALRAVGEGFLRMEERRLELSLQMEKERMESEMKRTQTMLDAQQLFLEAFLGKQLQHKKAHVSPSSAAMEED comes from the coding sequence ATGTCTTCCTCGTGTTCCGACGCGTCCAGGGACGATGCCGTCTCATCTCCCGACCTCCCCCCTCTGGCTGCACCCGTCGCCGCGGCGGCTGCTGCGGCCGCGGCAGCGGCCTCCTCGGGGGGCGGCATAGGACTCGGGGGCGTGGGCTCCGGCCGGAGGCTGCCGCCGCCGTGCTGGACACACGAGGAGACTCTCGCGCTCATCGAGGCGTACCGCGACAGGTGGGAGGCGCTGCAGAAGGGCAACCTGAGGGCCGCGGACTGGGACGACGTGGCCAACGCCGTCACCGCGCGCTGCGGGCGGTTCCCCACCGCCACGCCCAAGTCCGGCGTGCAGTGCCGCCACAAGGTCGAGAAGCTTCGGAAGCGATACCGCGCTGAGCGGTCACGCTCTGCGGGGCGGTCTAAGGGGCCCAAATGGCCGTTCTTCCCGCTGCTCCACGACCTCGCTGGTGGCGGCGTGCCGGACCCGAGTCCGAACGCCATCGTCAAGATCAAGACCAAGGGCCCCGCCCCGCCGGCGTCCTCGCCTTCCCCGGTGTCCTCGCCTTCCTCCGAGGTGGAGGCTGTGCGGAGCAGGAGCCTGCACGGGCTCATCTCCAACGGCGGTGCCGGGAGCGGGCTGCGCTTCACCATCCCCAAGGCCTCGCGCACGAAGCCCGTCGCGGCGGCAGCTGTGAAGTCAGAGAGGAGCGGCagcgaggacgacgccgagtcagaGGCAATGGCGGAGGTGGCTGCCGCACTCCGGGCTGTCGGGGAGGGGTTCCTGCGTATGGAGGAGCGCAGGCTGGAGCTATCGCTGCAGATGGAGAAGGAACGTATGGAATCGGAGATGAAACGCACCCAGACGATGCTGGACGCCCAGCAGCTCTTCCTCGAGGCCTTCCTCGGTAAGCAACTGCAGCACAAGAAGGCCCATGTCTCCCCTTCCTCTGCCGCAATGGAAGAGGACTGA